Proteins found in one Myxococcota bacterium genomic segment:
- the mgtE gene encoding magnesium transporter → MATPDFTARTLRRLLASGVTNRAERLLAKMPPADVAPLLSDLTQDEVRMVVDGLYRQRRAALVLRELPPEMLPQLFDALTDQRIADVIARLEIDDLLEFVEWIPEERRDDVLQRLPDYRRDELMKAELYPESSAGRVMITSFVALDEKMTAQEAIDSIRSVGDDDESILYLYVVDDQRCLRGVVPIRRLVAAPPDRPVGEFMIPEPVCVRAEADQEEVAAAVRRYDLLAVPVVDVDNRMLGVITVDDVIDVITEEATEDMYHLAGLSDEDRVFSPAHTSIRKRLPWMLVNLATCFLAAWVVGLFERTIEQVVALAVFMPVVAGMAGNGGTQSLTIITRAIALGELEFSTGLRAAAKELSVGLVIGAITGIASGGIVYFSQGSPVLGLALFLAMVVSMAVSGLMGAAVPLSLKALRQDPALGSGVIVTTFTDVFAFFAFLGIATLLLDRLPA, encoded by the coding sequence ATGGCGACGCCTGACTTCACAGCGCGCACGCTCCGCCGTCTACTGGCGAGCGGCGTCACGAACCGCGCCGAACGGCTGTTGGCGAAGATGCCTCCTGCCGACGTCGCGCCGCTGCTCTCCGACCTCACCCAGGACGAGGTTCGGATGGTCGTCGACGGTTTGTACCGCCAGCGGCGGGCCGCGCTCGTCCTCCGCGAACTCCCGCCGGAGATGCTGCCCCAGCTCTTCGATGCCCTGACCGATCAGCGCATCGCCGACGTCATTGCGCGCCTCGAGATCGACGACCTCCTCGAGTTCGTCGAGTGGATCCCCGAAGAGCGCCGCGACGACGTACTCCAGCGGCTGCCCGACTATCGCCGCGACGAGCTGATGAAGGCCGAGCTCTACCCCGAGTCGAGCGCCGGCCGCGTGATGATCACGAGCTTCGTCGCGCTCGACGAGAAGATGACCGCCCAGGAGGCGATCGACTCGATCCGTTCGGTGGGCGACGACGACGAGTCGATCCTCTACCTCTACGTGGTCGACGATCAGCGCTGCCTGCGCGGCGTCGTGCCGATCCGCCGCCTGGTGGCGGCGCCCCCGGACCGACCGGTGGGCGAGTTCATGATCCCCGAGCCCGTGTGCGTTCGCGCCGAAGCCGACCAGGAGGAAGTCGCGGCCGCCGTGCGGCGCTACGACCTGCTCGCCGTTCCCGTCGTCGACGTAGACAACCGCATGCTCGGAGTGATCACCGTCGACGACGTCATCGACGTGATCACCGAAGAGGCGACCGAGGACATGTACCACCTCGCCGGTCTCTCCGACGAGGACCGCGTCTTCAGCCCGGCCCACACTTCGATCCGCAAGCGCCTGCCGTGGATGCTCGTGAACCTCGCCACCTGCTTCCTGGCCGCGTGGGTCGTCGGCCTCTTCGAGCGCACGATCGAGCAGGTGGTCGCGCTCGCGGTCTTCATGCCGGTGGTCGCGGGCATGGCCGGCAACGGGGGCACCCAGTCGCTGACCATCATCACGCGGGCCATCGCCCTCGGCGAGCTCGAGTTCTCGACGGGCCTGCGCGCGGCGGCGAAGGAGCTGTCGGTGGGCCTCGTGATCGGCGCGATCACGGGCATCGCCAGCGGGGGAATCGTCTATTTCTCCCAGGGGAGCCCGGTGCTGGGTCTCGCCCTCTTCCTCGCCATGGTGGTATCGATGGCCGTCTCCGGGCTGATGGGCGCCGCCGTCCCGCTGAGCCTGAAGGCGCTGCGCCAGGACCCGGCGCTGGGCTCGGGGGTGATCGTCACGACCTTCACCGATGTCTTCGCCTTCTTCGCGTTCCTGGGGATCGCCACCT